The Saccopteryx leptura isolate mSacLep1 chromosome 2, mSacLep1_pri_phased_curated, whole genome shotgun sequence genome has a window encoding:
- the ZYX gene encoding zyxin, with protein MAAPRPSPAISVSVSAPAFYAPQKKFAPVVAPKPKVNPFRPGDSEPLPAGGAQRAQMGRVGEIPPPLPEDLPLPPPPLLGDGEDAEGNLGGAFPPPPPPIEEPFPPAPLEEEVFPSPPPPLEEEGGLEAPTQLPPQPRVKVSSIDLEIDSLSSLLDDMTKNDPFKARVSSGYVPPPVATPFISKTSTKPAAGGTAPLPPWKAPSSSQSMSQAQAQPPSQSQFHVQPPPQPQPQVQLHVQSQPQSQPQPQPQPVPLANSQPRGPPAPPPAPKFSPVTPKFTPVASKFSPGVPGGPGPQPNQKLGPPPAPSSAGTGSPQPPSFTYAQQREKPRVQEKQHPVPPPAQNQNQVRSPGAPGPLTLKEVEELEQLTQQLMQDMEHPQRQNVTVNESCGRCHQPLARAQPAVRALGQLFHITCFTCHHCEQQLQGQQFYSLDGAPYCEGCYTDTLEKCNTCGQPITDRMLRATGKAYHPQCFTCVVCACPLEGTSFIVDQANRPHCVPDYHKQYAPRCSVCAEPIMPEPGREETVRVVALDKNFHMKCYKCEDCGKALSIEADDNGCFPLDGHVLCRKCHTARAQT; from the exons ATGGCGGCCCCCCGCCCGTCTCCCGCGATCTCTGTGTCGGTCTCGGCTCCGGCTTTTTACGCCCCGCAGAAGAAGTTCGCCCCGGTAGTGGCCCCAAAGCCCAAAGTGAATCCTTTCCGGCCCGGGGACAGCGAGCCTCTCCCAGCTGGCGGGGCCCAGCGCGCACAGATGGGCCGGGTGGGCGAGATCCCCCCGCCACTCCCGGAAG ACCTTCCAttaccaccccctcccctccttgggGATGGCGAGGACGCGGAAGGCAACCTGGGAGGTGCttttccacctccccctcccccgatCGAGGAGCCCTTTCCCCCTGCGCCTCTGGAGGAGGaggtcttcccttcccctccgcctcccctggaggaggaaggagggcttGAGGCCCCCACTCAGCTCCCACCACAG CCTAGGGTAAAGGTGAGCAGTATTGATCTGGAGATAGACTCTTTGTCCTCACTGCTGGATGACATGACCAAGAATGACCCCTTCAAAGCTCGG GTGTCATCAGGATATGTACCCCCGCCGGTCGCCACTCCGTTCATTTCCAAGACCAGTACTAAGCCTGCAGCTGGGGGCACAGCACCCCTGCCTCCTTGGAAGGCTCCTTCTAGTTCCCAGTCCATGTCCCAGGCTCAGGCTCAGCCTCCGAGCCAGTCCCAGTTCCAtgtgcagcccccaccccagccccagcctcaggtCCAGCTTCATGTCCaatcccagccccagtcccagccccagccccagcctcagcctgtGCCTTTGGCTAACAGTCAGCCTCGAGGtcctcctgccccacctccagcCCCTAAGTTTTCTCCAGTGACTCCCAAATTTACTCCTGTGGCTTCCAAGTTCAGCCCTGGAGTCCCCGGTGGACCTGGGCCACAGCCCAATCAAAAGTTGGGGCCCCCTCCAGCTCCCTCTTCCGCTGGCACAGGCTCCCCTCAACCCCCCAGCTTCACCTATGCTCAGCAGAGGGAGAAGCCCCGAGTGCAGGAGAAGCAGCACCCAGTGCCCCCACCGGCTCAGAACCAAAATCAG GTGCGCTCCCCTGGGGCCCCAGGACCTCTGACTCtgaaggaggtggaggagctggagcagctgACCCAACAGCTCATGCAGGACATGGAGCATCCTCAGAGGCAGAATGTGACTGTCAATG AGTCCTGTGGCCGGTGTCACCAGCCCCTGGCACGCGCGCAGCCCGCGGTCCGCGCTCTGGGACAGCTGTTCCACATCACCTGCTTTACTTGCCACCACTGTGAGCAGCAGCTGCAGGGGCAGCAGTTCTACAGCCTGGACGGGGCGCCGTACTGTGAGGGCTGCTACACT GATACCCTGGAGAAGTGCAACACCTGTGGGCAGCCCATCACTGACCGCATGCTGAGGGCCACGGGCAAAGCCTACCACCCGCAGTGCTTCACCTGCGTGGTCTGCGCCTGCCCTCTGGAGGGCACCTCCTTCATCGTGGACCAGGCCAACCGGCCCCACTGTGTCCCTGACTACCACAA GCAGTATGCGCCCCGCTGCTCTGTCTGTGCCGAGCCCATCATGCCTGAGCCTGGCCGCGAGGAGACGGTGCGAGTGGTCGCTCTGGACAAGAACTTCCACATGAAGTGCTACAAGTGTGAG GATTGTGGGAAGGCGCTGTCCATCGAGGCAGACGACAATGGCTGCTTCCCCCTGGACGGCCACGTGCTCTGCCGCAAGTGCCACACTGCCAGAGCCCAGACCTGA
- the EPHA1 gene encoding ephrin type-A receptor 1: MEQRWPLGLGLLLLLCALLSPGARAKEVTLMDTSTAQEELGWLLDPEDGWSRMQRMLNGTPLYMYGDCPVQGGGDTDHWLRTNWIYRGEEASRVHVELRFTIRDCKSFPREAGPLGCKETFNLLYMESDQDVGIQLRRAMFQKVTTVAADQSFTIRDLVSGTMKMNVEHCSLGRLTRRGLYLAFHNPGACVALVSVRVFYQRCPEAVHGLARFPDTLPGPGGLVEVVGTCLPHTQTSPGPAGAPRMHCSPEGEWLVPVGRCHCELGYEEGGEGCRACPVGSYRADMDPPHCLKCPRHSTAKSEAATLCTCDSGHYRAPGEGPQTACTRPPSVPRNLSFSVSGTRLTLRWIPPADPGGRQDVRYRVSCSQCQGAAPGEGPCQPCARSVRFSPGASGLTVPAVHVEGLEPYANYTFNVEAHNGVSGLGSAKPAGAWLSISMGHTESPSGLSLRLVKKEPRQLELTWAGSRPRSPGGNLTYELHVLNQDEEWHQLVLEPRVLLTELQPDTTYTVRVRMLTPLGPGPFSSDHEFRTSPPVSRGLTGGEIVAIIFGVLLGLGLLLGFLVCRSRKSHRQQQQRQRERVTNMDGEDKLWLKPYVDLQAYEDPAQGALDLTQELDPAWLMVDTVIGEGEFGEVYQGTLRIPNQDSKAVAIKTLKDTSPDGQWWNFLREATIMSQFNHPHILHLEGVVTKRKPIMIITEFMENGALDAFLREREDQLVPGQLVAMLLGIASGMTYLSHHNYVHRDLAARNILVSQSLCCKVSDFGLTRLLNNFDGTYETQGGKIPIRWTAPEAIAHRIFTMASDVWSFGIVMWEMLSFGDKPYGEMSNQEVMKSIEDGYRLPPPMDCPAVLYELMKSCWAYNSDRRPHFLQLKTQLEQLLETPHALRTLANFDPKLTLRLPSLSGSDGIPYRSVPEWLESIRMKRYILHFRSAGLDTMECVLELTAEDLVQMGITLPGHQKRILCSIQGFKD; the protein is encoded by the exons TCACTCTGATGGACACAAGCACTGCACAGGAAGAGTTGGGCTGGCTGCTGGATCCCGAAGATGGG TGGAGCAGGATGCAGCGGATGCTGAACGGGACACCCCTGTACATGTACGGGGACTGCCCAGTGCAAGGAGGCGGAGACACTGACCACTGGCTTCGTACCAACTGGATCTACCGGGGAGAGGAGGCTTCCCGTGTCCACGTGGAGCTTCGGTTCACGATTCGCGACTGTAAGAGTTTCCCCAGGGAAGCCGGGCCTCTGGGCTGCAAGGAGACCTTCAACCTTCTGTACATGGAGAGCGACCAGGACGTGGGCATTCAGCTCCGCCGGGCCATGTTCCAGAAG GTCACCACAGTGGCTGCAGACCAGAGCTTCACCATCCGAGACCTCGTGTCTGGCACAATGAAGATGAACGTGGAGCACTGCTCCTTGGGCCGCCTGACCCGCCGCGGCCTCTATCTCGCTTTCCACAACCCGGGGGCCTGCGTGGCCCTGGTGTCCGTCCGGGTGTTCTATCAGCGGTGCCCTGAGGCTGTGCACGGCCTGGCCCGATTCCCCGACACGCTCCCCGGACCTGGCGGGCTGGTGGAAGTGGTGGGGACTTGCTTGCCCCACACCCAGACCAGCCCTGGCCCTGCGGGGGCACCCCGCATGCACTGCAGCCCCGAGGGCGAGTGGCTGGTCCCAGTGGGCCGGTGCCACTGTGAGCTTGGCTAtgaagaaggtggagagggatgTCGTG CTTGCCCAGTCGGCTCCTACCGGGCGGATATGGACCCACCCCATTGTCTCAAGTGCCCGCGACACAGCACGGCCAAGTCTGAGGCTGCCACCCTCTGCACCTGTGACAGCGGCCATTACCGTGCCCCCGGGGAGGGCCCGCAGACAGCGTGCACAC GTCCCCCCTCAGTCCCTCGAAACCTGAGCTTCTCCGTTTCGGGGACTCGGCTGACTCTGCGTTGGATCCCCCCAGCAGATCCGGGGGGGCGCCAGGATGTGAGATACAGGGTGAGCTGTTCTCAGTGTCAGGGAGCAGCGCCAGGCGAAGGCCCCTGCCAGCCCTGCGCGAGGAGCGTGCGCTTCTCCCCGGGGGCCAGCGGTCTCACGGTGCCTGCTGTGCACGTCGAGGGCCTCGAACCCTACGCCAACTACACCTTTAACGTCGAGGCCCACAACGGAGTGtcggggctgggcagcgccaagCCGGCCGGTGCCTGGCTCAGCATCAGCATGGGGCACACAG AGTCACCATCAGGCCTGTCCCTGAGGCTGGTGAAGAAGGAGCCCCGGCAGCTGGAGCTGACCTGGGCGGGGTCCCGGCCCCGCAGCCCCGGCGGGAACCTGACCTACGAGCTGCACGTGCTGAACCAG GATGAAGAATGGCACCAGTTGGTGCTAGAACCCCGGGTCCTGCTGACCGAACTGCAGCCTGACACCACGTACACGGTCAGGGTCCGAATGTTGACCCCGCTGGGCCCCGGCCCCTTCTCCTCTGACCATGAGTTTCGGACTAGCCCGCCAG TTTCCAGGGGCCTGACTGGAGGTGAAATCGTGGCCATCATCTTCGGGGtgctgctgggcctggggctgctgctcggGTTCCTGGTCTGCCGCTCCAG GAAAAGCCACCGGCAACAGCAACAGAGACAGCGTGAACGTGTCACCAACATGGATGGAG AGGACAAGCTGTGGCTGAAGCCTTACGTGGACCTCCAGGCCTATGAGGACCCTGCCCAGGGGGCCCTGGACTTGACGCAGGAGCTCGATCCGGCTTGGCTGATGGTGGACACTGTCATAGGGGAAG GAGAGTTTGGAGAAGTGTATCAAGGGACCCTGAGAATCCCCAACCAGGATAGCAAGGCTGTGGCCATTAAGACCTTGAAGGACACATCTCCGGATGGCCAGTGGTGGAACTTCCTTCGAGAGGCAACGATCATGAGCCAGTTCAACCACCCGCACATCCTGCACCTGGAAGGCGTTGTCACAAAGA GAAAGCCCATCATGATTATCACGGAGTTTATGGAGAACGGAGCCCTGGATGCCTTCCTGAGG GAGCGGGAGGACCAGCTGGTCCCTGGGCAGCTGGTGGCCATGCTGCTGGGCATCGCATCTGGTATGACCTACCTCAGTCACCACAATTACGTTCATCGGGACCTGGCCGCTAGGAACATCTTAGTAAGTCAGAGCCTGTGCTGCAAGGTGTCTGACTTTGGCCTCACCCGCCTCCTGAACAACTTTGATGGCACCTATGAAACCCAG GGAGGGAAGATCCCCATCCGTTGGACAGCACCTGAAGCCATTGCCCATCGGATCTTCACCATGGCCAGTGATGTGTGGAGCTTTGGGATTGTGATGTGGGAGATGCTGAGCTTTGGGGACAAGCCGTATGGGGAGATGAGCAATCAGGAG GTCATGAAGAGCATCGAGGACGGGTACCGGCTGCCGCCTCCCATGGACTGCCCGGCCGTCCTCTATGAGCTCATGAAGAGCTGCTGGGCCTACAACAGCGACCGTCGGCCCCACTTCCTCCAGCTGAAGACACagctggagcagctgctggaaacCCCCCATGCCCTGCGGACGCTAGCCAACTTTGATCCCAA GCTAACCCTTCGCCTGCCCAGTTTGAGTGGCTCAGACGGGATCCCCTATCGAAGTGTCCCCGAGTGGCTGGAGTCCATCCGCATGAAACGTTACATTCTGCACTTCCGCTCAGCCGGCCTGGACACCATGGAGTGTGTGCTGGAGCTGACAGCCGA GGACCTGGTGCAGATGGGGATCACACTGCCCGGACACCAGAAGCGCATTCTTTGCAGTATTCAGGGATTCAAGGACTGA